The Sandaracinus amylolyticus genomic interval CTGCGCGCGATCGAAGAGCGCGACCGCGTGGGTGCGCACCCGCCCGAGCGCGTGCGCGAGCCGCAGCGCCCGCTCGTACGCCTCGCGCGCCCCGCCGAGCTCACCTCGCTGGTGCTCGGTCGTGCCGAGGTTGAGCGCCGCGCTCGCGAGCTGATCGTCGAGCGCGTGCTCCTCGGCGATGGCGAGCGCCTCGCGGTACCTGGCCGCCGCGGCCTCGAGCTCACCGGCGCGGTATGCGTGGATCGCGCGGTAGCTCGCGACGCGCACCCGCGCCCGCGGATCGTCGTGCCGGCGCATCGGCTCGGCCTCGGCGAGCGCGCGCTCCGCGACGACACGATCCCCGAGATAACCCGCGGCGACCCCGACGTCCTCGAGCAGCTCGGCGCGCGTCGTGTCGTCGAGCGCATCGAGGCGCAGCGCGTCCTCCGCGATCCGCCGCGCCTCGTCGTAGCGGCCGACCTGGATCGACGCGCGCGCGACGAGGTCGGCATGCCGCCCGTCACGGCCGGCCGCGCGCGCCAGCACGCGCAGCGCCCGCGCGCCGTCACCGCGTCGCAGATACGCCGACGCGGCGGCCTCGCGCGCCTTCGCGCGCATCGCGGCGTCGGGCCGCGTCCGCAGCGCGCGCGCGATCGTGCCGAGCGCGAGATCGGGCCGCCCGGTGCGCTCCTCGATGCGCGCCAAGACGAGCAGCACGTCGGCGCGCCCGCTCGCGCGCGCGACGATCGCCGCGCGCTCGCGATCCCACGGCGCGTCGGGATGCCCGAGCAAGAGCGCGCTCGCCTCCTCGAGCTCGCCCGCCTCCGCGAGCCTGCGCGCTCGCTCGACGATCGCGCGTTGCGGTGACGGATCGCGCGCCGCCGTCGCCGCGAGCGCGAGGAACGCGGCGCGCCGCTCGGCCGGGCGCGCCGATGCGAGCACGTCCTCCGCCGGCACGACGAGCCGCGTCGACGCGCGCTCCCGACGCGCCCATCCGCGCGCCACCAGCGCCGCGATGCGCGCCGCGTCGAGCCCGAGCGCATCGGCCTCGCCGTCGTCGAGCAGACCGCCCGCGGCCGCGATCGACATCGCGCTCGCGCGCTCGGCCGTGCTCGCGTCGAGGGGCACCCCGCTCCGCGCGATCCGGCGCGCGCTCTCCGCGATCGCCGCGCGATCCACGTGCGCGCCGCGCAGCGCGTCGAGGATCGCGACGATGCGCCCGGGCAGGCCGTCGCTGGCGCGCGTGAGCGCGTCGATCGCGTCGGGCTCGAGCCGCGATCCCAACCACGACCCGACCTCGCGCGCACCGAGCGGCGCGAGCGCGAGACCGTCACCCTCGCTGGTCGCGATCGCGATCGCGAGCGGCCCGCGCGGATCGAGGGCACGCGTGATCGCGTCGAGCAACGAGCGCGCATCGGCGGCGAGCCGATCGGCGTCGTCGATCACGATCACGCACGCGCGGCCCCGGCCGCTCGCGCGATCGATCGCAGCGAGCGCGTCGGCCACGCCGCGCACCGCGCCTTCACGACCCGCCGCGCGCGCGATCGCGTCTCCGAGCGCGCCGGCGATCGGCTCGACGATCTCGGCGCGCAGGCCGCAGCGCCACCGGAAGCGCGACAGGAGCGCGGTGCGCCCGCTCCCGCTCGGCCCGACGATGCGCACCACCCGCGCGCCGGCCGCGCCTTCGCTCACCCGCGCCACCAGCGCGTCGAGCGTGTCGAGCTCCGCGTCGCGCCCGACGAGCGCGGACGGCCACGTGTCCACCGCGTGGGCGCGCGCCCCGAGCTTCGCGAGCGCTTCCGCCGCATCCGGTCGTCGCGCGGGATCGTCGTGAGCGAGCGCGTCGATCACCGCGCGCGCGGCGTAAGGCACCGGGTCGGCGAGCGCGGGCAGCAGCGCGCGCACCGCGCTCGCGAGCGCGTAGAGATCGCCGCGTCCGTCGACGTCGCGTGCGCCGCGCACCAGCTCGGGCGCGACGAGCCCCGGCGTCGCGCCGCGCAGCGCGCTCCCGAGCGCGCCCGCGAGCCCGAGGTCGACCCACACCGCGCGTCCGTCCGCTGCGACGAGCACGTTCTCGGCGCGCGCGTCGCCATGCCGCAGCCCTGCGCCGTGCAGCGCCGCGAGCCCCTCGAGCGCCGACACGATCGCGCGCTCCATCGACGCCCACCGCGCTCCGACCGCGAAGCGCGCGAGCGACACGCCCTCGATCAGCTCGCTCGCGATCCACGCGATCTCGCGATCGCCGACCCGCGTGCGCCCGACATCGGCGATCCTCGCGAGCGATGGGTGCACGAGCCGCGTCGCGACCTCGAGCTCCGCGACGACCGCGTCGAGCGCGTGCGCCGCCACGATCTTGAGCGCGACCTCGCGGCCGCGCGCGAGATCGAGCGCGCGCACCACGCGCCCCTGCCCGCCCTGGCCGAGCGGCGCGACGACGCGGAACCGAGACGCGATCACGACCCCCGGCGAGACCACGGACGCGAGTGTACCAACATGTTCCACTGGCACGGACGAAGGCACGAATGGAACAACATGGAACAGTCGGATCGCGCGTTTTCCGCGGGAATCCGCTCGGCACACACGCTGCTCAGGATCGCCGCGTGACCGCGCTCCTCCGCGCCCTCGGGCTCGTCGCGCTGCTGGCGCTCGCCGGCTGCGTCGGCACCCCGCAGCCCGACCCGCCGAACCTCGCGCCCGAGCGCCTCCGGGTGATGGGCGGCGAGCGCGGCGGCTCGTTCCTGCTGATCGGCGATCCCGGCGCGGCAATCGCGAGCGCGCCCGCCGAGGTGCTCGTCGCGAACCTCGACGCCCCGGCGATGCCGGTGCGCATCGCGCCGGTCGCGGCGGACGGCAGCTTCTCGATCGAGCTCACGACGCTCGCGATCGACGAGCTGCGCATCTGGGTGCGCGGCGCCGACGGCGAGCGCTCCGCGCCGGTCGACGTGCTCGCCGATCCGCTCGGCCTCGCGCCCGCCGTCCGTGCGCTGCTCTGCCTGCGCGTCGAGCCTCACGATCTCGTGGTGCTCGGCACCGGCGCGGGCAGCGGAGCGCGCGAGGTGATCACGCTCGTCAACGAGTGCGACGAGGACGTGACCGTCGAGTCCGTGGCCCTCCGCGCGCCGGTCTCCGGCGTCGAGATCGAGGCCGCGCCGACGAGCGTCGCCGCCGGTGCGAGCGCGGCGATCGAGCTGCGCTTCCTGCCCGACGAGAGCGCGCCCGCGGGCCTCGTCGAGGACGTCCTGCTCGTCACCGTGGCGGGCGACACCGAGCGCGATCGTCGCGCGGTGATCGTGGCCGCCGAGGTCCGGTGACGCGCGCTCGCGCTTGCTTCGAGTCGATCGAAAGGAGACCGCCGATGCCTTCGTCCCACCGTCCGATCACGATCCTCGCGCTCGCCGCCGCGCTCGGTGGCTGCAGCGCCGATCCCGCCCCGAGCGCTCCGCCGCCGGGAGACGTCGCGCGCTCGTCGCTCGCGCGCGAGAGCACACCGATCGTCTCCGCCGAGGAGGCGGCGTCGCTGCGCGAAGGCGCCACCGACTTCGCGCTCGACCTGCACCGTCGCGTCGCGGGCGCGGGCAACTCGGTGATCTCGCCGCACTCGATCCAGGTCGCGTTCGGCATGCTGCGCCCCGGCGCGGTCGGCGAGACCGCCTCGCAGATCGACGCGGTCATGGGCTGGGCGAATCCGGGCGAGCCCACCTACCGCGCGATGAACGCGCTCGATCTCGAGCTCGCGTCGCGGCCGCGCGACGGCGTGCGCCTCGCGATCGCGAACCAGTCGTTCGGACAGATCGGCTTCCCGTTCGAGGCCCCGTACCTCGACGCGATCGCCACGCACTTCGGCGCGGGCGTGTCGCTGCTCGACTTCGCGGGCGACACCGAGGGCAGCCGCGTCGTGATCAACGGCTGGGTCGACGAGCGCACCGACGGCAACATCCCCGAGCTGATCCCCGTCGGCGTGATCGACGGCACCACGCGGCTCGTGCTGGTCAACGCGGTGCACTTCGACGCGGCGTGGGACACCGAGTTCGATCCCGACGACACGCGCGACGGAGCGTTCCATCGCGAGAGCGGCGGTGACGTGACCGTGCCGCTGATGCACCTCGCGCTCGACGCGCCGCACGCGGCGGGCGAGGGCTGGGCCGCGGCCGAGCTCGCCTACGCGGGCGACGAGCTCGCGATGCTCGTCGTGGTGCCGACGAGCGGCACGCTCGATGCGCTCGAGGGCGCGCTCGACGCGACCGGGCTCGACGCGATCGTCGCGTCGCTCGCGACCGAGACCATCGACGTCACGATGCCGCGCTTCGCGTTCGGCAGCGACGTCGATCTCGTCGACCCGCTGCGCGAAGCGGGCATGCCCAACGTGTTCGACAGCGGGCTCGCCGAGCTCGACGGCATCGCGCCCGGCCGCGGCCTCTACGTCTCGGCCGCGCTGCACTCCGCGACGATCGACGTCAGCGAGGCGGGCACCGAGGCGTCCGCCGCGACCGCGGTCGTCGTCGGCGAGCGCGCCACGCCGCCGCGCCCGCGCGTCTCGCTCGATCGCCCGTTCCTCTTCTTCATCCGCGATCGCGCGACCGGCGCGCTGCTCTTCGTCGGGCGCGTCGCCGATCCCAGCGCGTGAGTCACGCACGCCCCGGTCGCGCCGTGCGCAGCATCGCGGCGACGCGATCGGGGATCGCCGCCGCGATCCCCGCCGACAGGAAGATCACTTCCTCGAGGGTGCGGAACGCGAGCGGAGCGGGCGGCTCGCCGTCGAACGTGATCCCGTTCAGCGCGGCGTACACGTTCGCGGGGAACATCGCGAGCATCAGCACGACGAGACATGCCGCGGCCCACTTCGCGGTGCGCGGGATCAGGAGCCCGACCGCGCCCGCGAGCTCCGCGATCCCGGTGAGCGTCACCATCAGATCGGGGCGCGGGAAGACCGGCGGGACCATCCGGATCATGTCGTCGCGCAAGAACGCGAAGTGAGCCCATCCCGTCAGGAAGAACATCGCGGCGAGCGCGATCCGCAGCGAGACGTACCAAGGCCAACGCCCGCGACCGACCAAGCCGAGGATCGCGAACGTACCGACGAGAACGATGAGCGGTGCCATGCGCGGAACGTGATCCGCGCGACCTCAACCCGATTGAACGGACTGGCTGCGCCGCGCGATCTCCGAGGGCGTCACGCCGAACATCTCGCGGAACGTCCGCGACATGTGCGCGGCGTCGGCGAACCCCGCGCCGTGCGCGGCCTCGCTCGCCGGCGCGCCACCGAGCAGCATCCCCGCGGCGCGACGCACCCGCAGCCACCGCACGTAGGGCCGCAGCGGCAGCCCGACGTGCTCGGTGAACGCGTGCAGGAAGCGGCTCGACGAGAGCCCTGCGAGCGCGGCGAGCGTGTCGAGCGAGACGTCGGCGTCGGACGGTGCCTGCTCGAGGTGGCGCAGGACCTTCGCGATCGCCGGGTGGGCGCGGATCGGCGCGGGCTCGGGCGCGCCGAGCACCTCGAGCAGCAGCGCCATCACCGCCTCGGTCGGCTCGCGATCGAGCGCGTCGACGAGCGGCTCCGCCTCGCGATCGGAGAGCACGCGCACGTCGGGGCACGCGGCGCGCAAGCACGCGGCGATGCGGCCCTCGGGCTCGACGTAGAGCAGCGCGATCTCGCCGGACGCGGTGATCGCGTGCGCGACGTCGGGCGGCGTGAGGATCGCGCGCGCTTCGAGCTCGACGCCGTCGGGACCGCTCGCGCGCAGCGGCGCGTCGAGGCCGATCACGAGGTGCCACCAGTGGTGCGCGTGACGCGTGGAGCGCCCGCCCTCGCCGCGCACCAGGAGCGCCTCGTCCCATGCGCGCGCGAGCGGTGCGCGCCGCGTGCTCGCGCGCGGCAAGAGCATGCGCGCTCCATGCATCGCATCGCGTGAACGGTCAACGGGACGATCCCGTACGACGACGTCCGCGCGCTGTGATTGTGGCGAGCATTGGCTCGTCTATGGTTCGGCGCATGGCTGCTCCCAAGACCCAGACGAGCTCCGGCTCCAACGCGAACATCCGCGTCGTGCAGTCCTTCATCGACGCGCTCACGGCGTTCGACATCGATCGCGCGCTCTCGATGATGAGCGACGACGTCGTCTACCAGAACGTGCCGCTCCCGCCCGATCGTGGTCGCGCGCAGGTCGAGCGCACGCTCCGCCTCTTCGGGCGCGTCGCGCGCGAGCTCGAGATCCGCGTCCACCACATCGCCGAGAACGACGGCGTCGTGCTCACCGAGCGCACCGATCTGATCCGCGGGCCCGCGCTCGATCTCGCGTTCTGGTGCTGCGGCACGTTCGAGGTGCGCGACGGGAAGATCGTCCTCTGGCGTGATCGCTTCGACACCGCCGAGGTCACGCTGCAGCTGCTGACCAGCCCGCTGCGCCGCGTCGCGCGACAGCTCGGTGTGCTCGGCCGTCCGGGTGACGGCGCGACCGCGGGCAGCCCGCGCGAGTCGCACGCGCCCGCCGGCGCACCGCAGCGCGCGAGCGCCTGACGCGCCGCACCGGGCGGTGTTCTCTCGTGCTCCACGCCGCCCGGTTGTCCTATCCTCACCTCCTCGTGCCCTACGAGGAGACGCCTGTCGCGAGCGCGATCGACCTGCCCGTTCCCGACGTGCCGTCGCTCGGGGTCGTGCTCGTCGATCTGCGCTCGTGTCGCGTCGTGCAAGCGAACGAAGCGCTGCTCGCGCTGCTGGGGATCTCGCGCGAGGAGCTCGCGCGCGCGCCGCTCGAGCTCGCGACGCCGATCGCGCAGGAGAGCCGACCGGTGCTCGCGACCGCGCTCGCGGAGGTCGCGGCGTCGGGGCGCTTCACGCCGTTCGAGCTCACCGTCTCGCGTCGCGACGGCACCGGCCGGCGCGTGTGGCTGACCGGGACGCGTCATCCTGCGCGCCACGATCTCGCGCTCGTCTACGTCGTCGACATCACGCAGAGCTGCCAGCTCGTCGACGCGCTACGCGACAGCGAGGAGCGCGCGCGACGCCTCGCCGAGGCGAGCTTCGAGGGGCTCTTCGTGCACGACGGCGGCGTCATCCTCGACGTCAACGACGTGATCCCGCCGATGTTCGCGACCACGCGCGAGCAGATGCTCGGGCGCAACGCGATGGAGTTCGCCGACGAGTCCTCGCGCGCGCTGCTGCGCGACAACATCGCGAGGCAGTACGAGCTGCCGTACGAGGCGGTCGGCAGGCGCGCCGACGGCACGACGTTCCCGATGGAGGTGCTCGGCAAGCCGATCCCCTTCGAGGGCCGCATCGTGCGCGTCACCGCGGTGCGCGATCTGACCGAGCGCAAGCGCACCGAGGCCGCGCTGCGCGAGGCGGAGAGCGCGCTCCTGCACGCGCAGAAGCTCGAGAGCCTCGGCGTGCTCGCGGGCGGCATCGCGCACGACTTCAACAACCTGCTCGCGATCGTGCTCGCGTTCACCGGGGTCGCGCAGCGGCACATCGATCCCGAGTCGCCCGCGTACGGCGCGCTGCGCGAGGTCGAGCACGCGTCGCGGCGCGCGGCGGATCTCACGCGCCAGATGCTCGTCTACTCGGGACGCAGCGCGCGCATGATCGCGCCGCTCTCGCTCGACGAGGTGGTGCGCGGCATCGCGCAGCTCGCGTCGAGCTCGTTCTCGAAGAAGGTCGCGCTCGAGCTCTCGCTCGCGGGAGAGCTCCCGCAGCTCGCGGCCGATCGCTCGCAGATCGAGCAGCTCGTGCTGAACCTGCTCACCAACGCGAGCGAGGCGATCGGCGACGAGCCGGGCACGATCGCGGTGCGCACGCGCGCGGTCGAGCTCGCGGCGGGCGCGGTCGACGCCGCGACGACGCAGGCGACGCTGCCCGCGGGCCGCTACCTCGAGCTCGAGGTGCGCGACACCGGCTGCGGCATGGACGAGAGCACGCGCGCCCGCATGTTCGATCCGTTCTTCTCGACGAAGGCGCACGGGCGCGGCCTCGGCCTCTCGGCGATGCTCGGCATCCTGCGCAGCCACGGCGCCGGGCTCGCGATCACCACCGCGCCCGGCGCGGGCACGACGTTCCGCGTGTACTTCCCGGTCGCCGATCGCATCGAAGGGCCCGCGCGGCCGCCGTCGGTCGCGCCCGCGCCGCGTCGCGAGGGCGCGGTCGTGCTGATCGCCGACGACGAGCCGGCGCTGCGTCGCGCGACGCGCGGCGTGCTGGTGTCCGCGGGCTACCGCGTGCTCGAGGCCGCCGACGGCGCGGAGGCCGTCGACGTGTTCCAGCGCCACGCCGACGTCGTCGCGCTCGTGCTGCTCGATCTGCACATGCCGAAGCTCGACGGTCGCGAGGCGTTCACCGCGATCCGCGCGATCGAGCCCCACGTGCGCGTGCTGCTCACGAGCGGCTTCGACGTGCGCGAGGTGCTCGAGGGGATGCGCGGCAAGACGGTGTCGTTCCTGCCGAAGCCGTCGACGTCGAGCGAGCTCCTCGCCGCCGTCGACGCCGCGCTCGCCGCGCCCGCGCCGTGAACGATCACGCCGCCGCGGAGGACGGCACGATCGACGCGACGAACGACTCGAGCGCCGGACGTTGCTCCGCCGGCACCCAGCGGAAGTCGACCTGACGATCGGTGACCTCGTGGAACGTGCGCGGCGCGCGCAGGAGCCCGTCGCGCGCGCTCCGGACCTCGTCGGCGCTGCAATCGGCGATCGCCTCGCGCACCAGCGACGCTTCCTCGGCGCCGTCGGCGGCGAGCGACGCGCCGAGCTTCAGCTTCGCCTCGAGGACCATCATCTCGATCGTGCCGCTGCGTCGATGCGGGAGCGAGAGCACGCGCTGCA includes:
- a CDS encoding sigma 54-interacting transcriptional regulator, whose protein sequence is MCRADSRGKRAIRLFHVVPFVPSSVPVEHVGTLASVVSPGVVIASRFRVVAPLGQGGQGRVVRALDLARGREVALKIVAAHALDAVVAELEVATRLVHPSLARIADVGRTRVGDREIAWIASELIEGVSLARFAVGARWASMERAIVSALEGLAALHGAGLRHGDARAENVLVAADGRAVWVDLGLAGALGSALRGATPGLVAPELVRGARDVDGRGDLYALASAVRALLPALADPVPYAARAVIDALAHDDPARRPDAAEALAKLGARAHAVDTWPSALVGRDAELDTLDALVARVSEGAAGARVVRIVGPSGSGRTALLSRFRWRCGLRAEIVEPIAGALGDAIARAAGREGAVRGVADALAAIDRASGRGRACVIVIDDADRLAADARSLLDAITRALDPRGPLAIAIATSEGDGLALAPLGAREVGSWLGSRLEPDAIDALTRASDGLPGRIVAILDALRGAHVDRAAIAESARRIARSGVPLDASTAERASAMSIAAAGGLLDDGEADALGLDAARIAALVARGWARRERASTRLVVPAEDVLASARPAERRAAFLALAATAARDPSPQRAIVERARRLAEAGELEEASALLLGHPDAPWDRERAAIVARASGRADVLLVLARIEERTGRPDLALGTIARALRTRPDAAMRAKAREAAASAYLRRGDGARALRVLARAAGRDGRHADLVARASIQVGRYDEARRIAEDALRLDALDDTTRAELLEDVGVAAGYLGDRVVAERALAEAEPMRRHDDPRARVRVASYRAIHAYRAGELEAAAARYREALAIAEEHALDDQLASAALNLGTTEHQRGELGGAREAYERALRLAHALGRVRTHAVALFDRAQLLADAGASARAEIEASAALDAARSGGLDAMVACCLELRGTLALGRGDLDEAARLAGEAIAIADRVGATRERAELAILEAEIALARGALDEATSHVERARQSAADARDLVAKSCATAARIELARERPERALGAAEEGLAALGASGARDVEAELAALAARAAEGAGAPATARPFRERARAIWERAALTLPASERAAFWAAPKRRELGAIERAVTAASARERWLERLLAVNARLTSSLRATDVLEVAMDAAIELTGGERGFVLLADREGGELRVAAARHVDRRRVDRAWLEWSRSIAERVIASGEPILSAEATEDARFAEQRSVRALGLRSVLAVPIRGRGGALGALYLDHRFARGSFAEGGVGILVAFADQVAIALENARLHEELAARTRELERERRRIASSLDEKGREIERLEDTIRTMRGAGPDARYEELGLIGRSEAIRALLARVDRVAPAGLPVLITGESGTGKELVARALHRFGPTPEGPMISINCAALPATLLESELFGHARGAFTGADRDRVGLFVRASGGTLFLDEIGELPLALQAKLLRALQEREVRPLGASRSVAFSARVIAATHRDLRADVAAQRFREDLFYRLAVVEVAVPPLRERLEDLPLLAAHVIARLARETRREPAPRPTPAALRALSRHAWPGNVRELENVLASAMVQSEGPRIDARDLALDGGRTTAPSSRRVSRRDVDDREAARVASALEASGFNVSEVCRTLGIPRTTLYRKLKRWGIEPGPRPLR
- a CDS encoding serpin family protein yields the protein MPSSHRPITILALAAALGGCSADPAPSAPPPGDVARSSLARESTPIVSAEEAASLREGATDFALDLHRRVAGAGNSVISPHSIQVAFGMLRPGAVGETASQIDAVMGWANPGEPTYRAMNALDLELASRPRDGVRLAIANQSFGQIGFPFEAPYLDAIATHFGAGVSLLDFAGDTEGSRVVINGWVDERTDGNIPELIPVGVIDGTTRLVLVNAVHFDAAWDTEFDPDDTRDGAFHRESGGDVTVPLMHLALDAPHAAGEGWAAAELAYAGDELAMLVVVPTSGTLDALEGALDATGLDAIVASLATETIDVTMPRFAFGSDVDLVDPLREAGMPNVFDSGLAELDGIAPGRGLYVSAALHSATIDVSEAGTEASAATAVVVGERATPPRPRVSLDRPFLFFIRDRATGALLFVGRVADPSA
- a CDS encoding DoxX family protein, which translates into the protein MAPLIVLVGTFAILGLVGRGRWPWYVSLRIALAAMFFLTGWAHFAFLRDDMIRMVPPVFPRPDLMVTLTGIAELAGAVGLLIPRTAKWAAACLVVLMLAMFPANVYAALNGITFDGEPPAPLAFRTLEEVIFLSAGIAAAIPDRVAAMLRTARPGRA
- a CDS encoding helix-turn-helix domain-containing protein, whose translation is MLLPRASTRRAPLARAWDEALLVRGEGGRSTRHAHHWWHLVIGLDAPLRASGPDGVELEARAILTPPDVAHAITASGEIALLYVEPEGRIAACLRAACPDVRVLSDREAEPLVDALDREPTEAVMALLLEVLGAPEPAPIRAHPAIAKVLRHLEQAPSDADVSLDTLAALAGLSSSRFLHAFTEHVGLPLRPYVRWLRVRRAAGMLLGGAPASEAAHGAGFADAAHMSRTFREMFGVTPSEIARRSQSVQSG
- a CDS encoding limonene-1,2-epoxide hydrolase family protein, with the translated sequence MAAPKTQTSSGSNANIRVVQSFIDALTAFDIDRALSMMSDDVVYQNVPLPPDRGRAQVERTLRLFGRVARELEIRVHHIAENDGVVLTERTDLIRGPALDLAFWCCGTFEVRDGKIVLWRDRFDTAEVTLQLLTSPLRRVARQLGVLGRPGDGATAGSPRESHAPAGAPQRASA
- a CDS encoding hybrid sensor histidine kinase/response regulator, with the protein product MSYPHLLVPYEETPVASAIDLPVPDVPSLGVVLVDLRSCRVVQANEALLALLGISREELARAPLELATPIAQESRPVLATALAEVAASGRFTPFELTVSRRDGTGRRVWLTGTRHPARHDLALVYVVDITQSCQLVDALRDSEERARRLAEASFEGLFVHDGGVILDVNDVIPPMFATTREQMLGRNAMEFADESSRALLRDNIARQYELPYEAVGRRADGTTFPMEVLGKPIPFEGRIVRVTAVRDLTERKRTEAALREAESALLHAQKLESLGVLAGGIAHDFNNLLAIVLAFTGVAQRHIDPESPAYGALREVEHASRRAADLTRQMLVYSGRSARMIAPLSLDEVVRGIAQLASSSFSKKVALELSLAGELPQLAADRSQIEQLVLNLLTNASEAIGDEPGTIAVRTRAVELAAGAVDAATTQATLPAGRYLELEVRDTGCGMDESTRARMFDPFFSTKAHGRGLGLSAMLGILRSHGAGLAITTAPGAGTTFRVYFPVADRIEGPARPPSVAPAPRREGAVVLIADDEPALRRATRGVLVSAGYRVLEAADGAEAVDVFQRHADVVALVLLDLHMPKLDGREAFTAIRAIEPHVRVLLTSGFDVREVLEGMRGKTVSFLPKPSTSSELLAAVDAALAAPAP